A single genomic interval of Xyrauchen texanus isolate HMW12.3.18 chromosome 48, RBS_HiC_50CHRs, whole genome shotgun sequence harbors:
- the tle2a gene encoding transducin-like enhancer protein 2a isoform X1 has protein sequence MFPQNRNPAPLQPPPGASASAAAAAAASGSTQPLKLTYPETLDRIKEEFQFLQTQYHSLKLECEKLATEKTEIQRHYVMYYEMSYGLNIEMHKQTEIAKRLNVICAQLIPFLSQEHQQQVVQAMERAKQVTMGELNASIGVRGLPPLPLTQQLQAQHLSQHAAQGLPMGPHPSGLSHPGLALGSGSGLLALSGALGAQLASKDERAHLEAVAAAAAAEHHRDWTRGRLPALHMIPTDREPGPSSLSNGDKGRPSDYLSNGKKRKADEKEFMTDYGSDAEKSDDNLVVDEDPSSPRSVQSYSSRENGLDKLPPSRKEPLPQASPTSLASSSSAASPSRSKEPPPREKSSTPGMKPGTPMSQESSTPGPSVPPQFRPVPGKPSVDPLALGLRNPLVVQGAYPPGAFGLPPPGVNGELAGAAGYGAGLHLVSPQMNGSVAAAAAAAAAAAGYGRSPVVGYESPHPHMRVPGLPASLQSAASGKPAYSFHVSADGQMQPVPFPPDALLGPGIPRHARQIHTLSHGEVVCAVTISTSTRHVYTGGKGCVKVWDISQPGSKSPMAQLDCLNRDNYIRSCKLLPDGRTLIVGGEASTLSIWDLATPTPRIKAELTSSAPACYALAISPDNKVCFSCCSDGNIVVWDLHNQTLVRQFQGHTDGASCIDISNDGTKLWTGGLDNTVRCWDLREGRQLQQHDFTSQIFSLGYCPTGEWLAVGMESSNVEVLHVSKPDKYQLHLHESCVLSLKFAYCGKWFVSTGKDNLLNAWRTPYGSSIFQSKESSSVLSCDISPDDQFIVTGSGDKKATVYEVIY, from the exons GCACCTCTGCAGCCACCACCTGGGGCCTCGGCTTCAGCTGCAGCAGCTGCAGCAGCATCAGGGTCAACCCAACCTCTTAAACTCACCTACCCTGAGACCCTGGACCGCATAAAGGAGGAGTTCCAGTTCCTACAGACGCAGTATCACAG TCTGAAGTTGGAGTGTGAAAAGCTGGCCACGGAGAAGACGGAAATACAGAGACATTATGTCAtg taCTATGAAATGTCATACGGCCTAAACATAGAGATGCATAAACAG ACTGAGATCGCCAAACGGCTGAACGTGATCTGTGCCCAGCTTATTCCATTCCTGTCACAGGAG CATCAGCAGCAGGTGGTCCAGGCCATGGAACGTGCCAAACAGGTGACTATGGGGGAGTTGAATGCGTCGATAGGGGTACGTGGACTCCCCCCTCTGCCTCTCACA CAACAGCTGCAGGCCCAGCATCTTTCCCAGCATGCCGCCCAGGGGCTGCCCATGGGCCCTCACCCCTCCGGACTGTCTCACCCTGGCCTGGCTCTAGGGAGTGGCTCTGGGCTGCTGGCCCTTTCTGGGGCCCTTGGGGCCCAGCTGGCCTCTAAAGATGAGCGAGCCCATTTGGAGGCTGTGGCGGCGGCTGCCGCTGCTGAACACCACAGA gactGGACGCGGGGACGTTTACCTGCCCTTCACATGATCCCCACAGACCGTGAACCTGGACCA AGTTCCCTCTCAAatggagacaaaggcaggccttcAGACTACCTCAGCAATGGCAAAAAGAGAAAAGCAGATGAGAAGGAGTTTATGACAGACTAC GGCAGTGACGCAGAGAAGAGCGATGATAATTTGGTTGTCGACGAG gACCCTTCCTCTCCACGTAGTGTACAGTCGTACTCCTCTAGAGAGAATGGATTGGATAAACTCCCACCCTCCCGTAAGGAGCCTCTGCCCCAGGCCAGTCCGACCTCGCTGGCTTCCTCCAGCAGCGCTGCTTCTCCCTCACGCAGCAAGGAGCCTCCTccg AGAGAGAAGTCCAGCACTCCAGGCATGAAGCCTGGCACGCCCATGTCCCAGGAGTCATCTACACCAGGTCCCAGTGTCCCTCCGCAGTTTCGCCCTGTCCCTGGCAAACCCAGTGTTGACCCTCTTG CATTAGGCTTAAGGAACCCATTGGTAGTGCAGGGCGCGTACCCCCCTGGAGCATTCGGTCTGCCTCCGCCCGGGGTTAATGGGGAGTTGGCTGGAGCCGCGGGATACGGTGCTGGTCTCCACCTTGTCTCACCACAGATGAATGGCTCcgtcgctgctgctgctgccgcTGCAGCCGCCGCAGCTGGATATGGACGCTCACCTGTG GTGGGCTACGAGTCTCCTCATCCCCATATGAGAGTCCCAGGTTTACCTGCGAGTCTGCAGTCAGCTGCATCTGGAAAACC TGCATATTCGTTCCATGTGAGTGCAGATGGTCAAATGCAGCCGGTGCCCTTCCCTCCTGATGCCCTCCTCGGCCCCGGCATCCCGCGGCACGCCCGTCAGATCCACACCCTCAGTCATGGAGAGGTGGTATGTGCGGTCACCATCAGCACCTCCACACGTCACGTCTACACCGGTGGGAAAGGCTGCGTTAAAGTGTGGGACATCAGCCAACCGGGGAGCAAAAGCCCAATGGCCCAACTCGACTGTTTG AATAGAGACAACTACATCCGCTCATGTAAGCTCCTCCCAGATGGGCGGACCTTGATAGTTGGAGGTGAAGCCAGCACACTGTCAATCTGGGACTTGGCCACACCCACACCACGCATCAAGGCTGAATTAACTTCCTCTGCTCCGGCCTGCTATGCTTTGGCCATCAGTCCAGACAACAAGGTCTGTTTCTCCTGCTGTAGTGATGGAAACATTGTGGTCTGGGATCTGCACAACCAAACACTTGTCAG ACAGTTCCAGGGCCACACAGATGGAGCCAGTTGTATCGACATCTCCAACGATGGGACCAAATTGTGGACAGGGGGTCTGGACAACACTGTGCGCTGCTGGGACCTGAGAGAGGGCCGACAGCTCCAGCAGCACGACTTCACCTCACAG ATCTTTTCTCTGGGTTACTGTCCTACTGGAGAGTGGCTTGCAGTGGGAATGGAGAGCAGTAATGTGGAAGTGCTGCATGTCTCCAAGCCAGATAAATACCAGCTACATCTTCATGAGAGCTGCGTTCTCTCGCTCAAGTTTGCCTACTGTG GTAAATGGTTTGTGAGCACAGGCAAAGATAATCTACTGAATGCATGGCGAACTCCATATGGATCAAGCATATTCCAG TCCAAGGAATCATCCTCTGTTCTCAGCTGTGACATCTCCCCTGATGACCAGTTTATTGTCACTGGCTCAGGAGACAAGAAAGCTACTGTGTATGAAGTCATTTACTGA
- the tle2a gene encoding transducin-like enhancer protein 2a isoform X4: protein MFPQNRNPAPLQPPPGASASAAAAAAASGSTQPLKLTYPETLDRIKEEFQFLQTQYHSLKLECEKLATEKTEIQRHYVMYYEMSYGLNIEMHKQTEIAKRLNVICAQLIPFLSQEHQQQVVQAMERAKQVTMGELNASIGVRGLPPLPLTQQLQAQHLSQHAAQGLPMGPHPSGLSHPGLALGSGSGLLALSGALGAQLASKDERAHLEAVAAAAAAEHHRDREPGPSSLSNGDKGRPSDYLSNGKKRKADEKEFMTDYGSDAEKSDDNLVVDEDPSSPRSVQSYSSRENGLDKLPPSRKEPLPQASPTSLASSSSAASPSRSKEPPPREKSSTPGMKPGTPMSQESSTPGPSVPPQFRPVPGKPSVDPLALGLRNPLVVQGAYPPGAFGLPPPGVNGELAGAAGYGAGLHLVSPQMNGSVAAAAAAAAAAAGYGRSPVVGYESPHPHMRVPGLPASLQSAASGKPAYSFHVSADGQMQPVPFPPDALLGPGIPRHARQIHTLSHGEVVCAVTISTSTRHVYTGGKGCVKVWDISQPGSKSPMAQLDCLNRDNYIRSCKLLPDGRTLIVGGEASTLSIWDLATPTPRIKAELTSSAPACYALAISPDNKVCFSCCSDGNIVVWDLHNQTLVRQFQGHTDGASCIDISNDGTKLWTGGLDNTVRCWDLREGRQLQQHDFTSQIFSLGYCPTGEWLAVGMESSNVEVLHVSKPDKYQLHLHESCVLSLKFAYCGKWFVSTGKDNLLNAWRTPYGSSIFQSKESSSVLSCDISPDDQFIVTGSGDKKATVYEVIY from the exons GCACCTCTGCAGCCACCACCTGGGGCCTCGGCTTCAGCTGCAGCAGCTGCAGCAGCATCAGGGTCAACCCAACCTCTTAAACTCACCTACCCTGAGACCCTGGACCGCATAAAGGAGGAGTTCCAGTTCCTACAGACGCAGTATCACAG TCTGAAGTTGGAGTGTGAAAAGCTGGCCACGGAGAAGACGGAAATACAGAGACATTATGTCAtg taCTATGAAATGTCATACGGCCTAAACATAGAGATGCATAAACAG ACTGAGATCGCCAAACGGCTGAACGTGATCTGTGCCCAGCTTATTCCATTCCTGTCACAGGAG CATCAGCAGCAGGTGGTCCAGGCCATGGAACGTGCCAAACAGGTGACTATGGGGGAGTTGAATGCGTCGATAGGGGTACGTGGACTCCCCCCTCTGCCTCTCACA CAACAGCTGCAGGCCCAGCATCTTTCCCAGCATGCCGCCCAGGGGCTGCCCATGGGCCCTCACCCCTCCGGACTGTCTCACCCTGGCCTGGCTCTAGGGAGTGGCTCTGGGCTGCTGGCCCTTTCTGGGGCCCTTGGGGCCCAGCTGGCCTCTAAAGATGAGCGAGCCCATTTGGAGGCTGTGGCGGCGGCTGCCGCTGCTGAACACCACAGAG ACCGTGAACCTGGACCA AGTTCCCTCTCAAatggagacaaaggcaggccttcAGACTACCTCAGCAATGGCAAAAAGAGAAAAGCAGATGAGAAGGAGTTTATGACAGACTAC GGCAGTGACGCAGAGAAGAGCGATGATAATTTGGTTGTCGACGAG gACCCTTCCTCTCCACGTAGTGTACAGTCGTACTCCTCTAGAGAGAATGGATTGGATAAACTCCCACCCTCCCGTAAGGAGCCTCTGCCCCAGGCCAGTCCGACCTCGCTGGCTTCCTCCAGCAGCGCTGCTTCTCCCTCACGCAGCAAGGAGCCTCCTccg AGAGAGAAGTCCAGCACTCCAGGCATGAAGCCTGGCACGCCCATGTCCCAGGAGTCATCTACACCAGGTCCCAGTGTCCCTCCGCAGTTTCGCCCTGTCCCTGGCAAACCCAGTGTTGACCCTCTTG CATTAGGCTTAAGGAACCCATTGGTAGTGCAGGGCGCGTACCCCCCTGGAGCATTCGGTCTGCCTCCGCCCGGGGTTAATGGGGAGTTGGCTGGAGCCGCGGGATACGGTGCTGGTCTCCACCTTGTCTCACCACAGATGAATGGCTCcgtcgctgctgctgctgccgcTGCAGCCGCCGCAGCTGGATATGGACGCTCACCTGTG GTGGGCTACGAGTCTCCTCATCCCCATATGAGAGTCCCAGGTTTACCTGCGAGTCTGCAGTCAGCTGCATCTGGAAAACC TGCATATTCGTTCCATGTGAGTGCAGATGGTCAAATGCAGCCGGTGCCCTTCCCTCCTGATGCCCTCCTCGGCCCCGGCATCCCGCGGCACGCCCGTCAGATCCACACCCTCAGTCATGGAGAGGTGGTATGTGCGGTCACCATCAGCACCTCCACACGTCACGTCTACACCGGTGGGAAAGGCTGCGTTAAAGTGTGGGACATCAGCCAACCGGGGAGCAAAAGCCCAATGGCCCAACTCGACTGTTTG AATAGAGACAACTACATCCGCTCATGTAAGCTCCTCCCAGATGGGCGGACCTTGATAGTTGGAGGTGAAGCCAGCACACTGTCAATCTGGGACTTGGCCACACCCACACCACGCATCAAGGCTGAATTAACTTCCTCTGCTCCGGCCTGCTATGCTTTGGCCATCAGTCCAGACAACAAGGTCTGTTTCTCCTGCTGTAGTGATGGAAACATTGTGGTCTGGGATCTGCACAACCAAACACTTGTCAG ACAGTTCCAGGGCCACACAGATGGAGCCAGTTGTATCGACATCTCCAACGATGGGACCAAATTGTGGACAGGGGGTCTGGACAACACTGTGCGCTGCTGGGACCTGAGAGAGGGCCGACAGCTCCAGCAGCACGACTTCACCTCACAG ATCTTTTCTCTGGGTTACTGTCCTACTGGAGAGTGGCTTGCAGTGGGAATGGAGAGCAGTAATGTGGAAGTGCTGCATGTCTCCAAGCCAGATAAATACCAGCTACATCTTCATGAGAGCTGCGTTCTCTCGCTCAAGTTTGCCTACTGTG GTAAATGGTTTGTGAGCACAGGCAAAGATAATCTACTGAATGCATGGCGAACTCCATATGGATCAAGCATATTCCAG TCCAAGGAATCATCCTCTGTTCTCAGCTGTGACATCTCCCCTGATGACCAGTTTATTGTCACTGGCTCAGGAGACAAGAAAGCTACTGTGTATGAAGTCATTTACTGA
- the tle2a gene encoding transducin-like enhancer protein 2a isoform X2, with amino-acid sequence MFPQNRNPAPLQPPPGASASAAAAAAASGSTQPLKLTYPETLDRIKEEFQFLQTQYHSLKLECEKLATEKTEIQRHYVMYYEMSYGLNIEMHKQTEIAKRLNVICAQLIPFLSQEHQQQVVQAMERAKQVTMGELNASIGVRGLPPLPLTLQAQHLSQHAAQGLPMGPHPSGLSHPGLALGSGSGLLALSGALGAQLASKDERAHLEAVAAAAAAEHHRDWTRGRLPALHMIPTDREPGPSSLSNGDKGRPSDYLSNGKKRKADEKEFMTDYGSDAEKSDDNLVVDEDPSSPRSVQSYSSRENGLDKLPPSRKEPLPQASPTSLASSSSAASPSRSKEPPPREKSSTPGMKPGTPMSQESSTPGPSVPPQFRPVPGKPSVDPLALGLRNPLVVQGAYPPGAFGLPPPGVNGELAGAAGYGAGLHLVSPQMNGSVAAAAAAAAAAAGYGRSPVVGYESPHPHMRVPGLPASLQSAASGKPAYSFHVSADGQMQPVPFPPDALLGPGIPRHARQIHTLSHGEVVCAVTISTSTRHVYTGGKGCVKVWDISQPGSKSPMAQLDCLNRDNYIRSCKLLPDGRTLIVGGEASTLSIWDLATPTPRIKAELTSSAPACYALAISPDNKVCFSCCSDGNIVVWDLHNQTLVRQFQGHTDGASCIDISNDGTKLWTGGLDNTVRCWDLREGRQLQQHDFTSQIFSLGYCPTGEWLAVGMESSNVEVLHVSKPDKYQLHLHESCVLSLKFAYCGKWFVSTGKDNLLNAWRTPYGSSIFQSKESSSVLSCDISPDDQFIVTGSGDKKATVYEVIY; translated from the exons GCACCTCTGCAGCCACCACCTGGGGCCTCGGCTTCAGCTGCAGCAGCTGCAGCAGCATCAGGGTCAACCCAACCTCTTAAACTCACCTACCCTGAGACCCTGGACCGCATAAAGGAGGAGTTCCAGTTCCTACAGACGCAGTATCACAG TCTGAAGTTGGAGTGTGAAAAGCTGGCCACGGAGAAGACGGAAATACAGAGACATTATGTCAtg taCTATGAAATGTCATACGGCCTAAACATAGAGATGCATAAACAG ACTGAGATCGCCAAACGGCTGAACGTGATCTGTGCCCAGCTTATTCCATTCCTGTCACAGGAG CATCAGCAGCAGGTGGTCCAGGCCATGGAACGTGCCAAACAGGTGACTATGGGGGAGTTGAATGCGTCGATAGGGGTACGTGGACTCCCCCCTCTGCCTCTCACA CTGCAGGCCCAGCATCTTTCCCAGCATGCCGCCCAGGGGCTGCCCATGGGCCCTCACCCCTCCGGACTGTCTCACCCTGGCCTGGCTCTAGGGAGTGGCTCTGGGCTGCTGGCCCTTTCTGGGGCCCTTGGGGCCCAGCTGGCCTCTAAAGATGAGCGAGCCCATTTGGAGGCTGTGGCGGCGGCTGCCGCTGCTGAACACCACAGA gactGGACGCGGGGACGTTTACCTGCCCTTCACATGATCCCCACAGACCGTGAACCTGGACCA AGTTCCCTCTCAAatggagacaaaggcaggccttcAGACTACCTCAGCAATGGCAAAAAGAGAAAAGCAGATGAGAAGGAGTTTATGACAGACTAC GGCAGTGACGCAGAGAAGAGCGATGATAATTTGGTTGTCGACGAG gACCCTTCCTCTCCACGTAGTGTACAGTCGTACTCCTCTAGAGAGAATGGATTGGATAAACTCCCACCCTCCCGTAAGGAGCCTCTGCCCCAGGCCAGTCCGACCTCGCTGGCTTCCTCCAGCAGCGCTGCTTCTCCCTCACGCAGCAAGGAGCCTCCTccg AGAGAGAAGTCCAGCACTCCAGGCATGAAGCCTGGCACGCCCATGTCCCAGGAGTCATCTACACCAGGTCCCAGTGTCCCTCCGCAGTTTCGCCCTGTCCCTGGCAAACCCAGTGTTGACCCTCTTG CATTAGGCTTAAGGAACCCATTGGTAGTGCAGGGCGCGTACCCCCCTGGAGCATTCGGTCTGCCTCCGCCCGGGGTTAATGGGGAGTTGGCTGGAGCCGCGGGATACGGTGCTGGTCTCCACCTTGTCTCACCACAGATGAATGGCTCcgtcgctgctgctgctgccgcTGCAGCCGCCGCAGCTGGATATGGACGCTCACCTGTG GTGGGCTACGAGTCTCCTCATCCCCATATGAGAGTCCCAGGTTTACCTGCGAGTCTGCAGTCAGCTGCATCTGGAAAACC TGCATATTCGTTCCATGTGAGTGCAGATGGTCAAATGCAGCCGGTGCCCTTCCCTCCTGATGCCCTCCTCGGCCCCGGCATCCCGCGGCACGCCCGTCAGATCCACACCCTCAGTCATGGAGAGGTGGTATGTGCGGTCACCATCAGCACCTCCACACGTCACGTCTACACCGGTGGGAAAGGCTGCGTTAAAGTGTGGGACATCAGCCAACCGGGGAGCAAAAGCCCAATGGCCCAACTCGACTGTTTG AATAGAGACAACTACATCCGCTCATGTAAGCTCCTCCCAGATGGGCGGACCTTGATAGTTGGAGGTGAAGCCAGCACACTGTCAATCTGGGACTTGGCCACACCCACACCACGCATCAAGGCTGAATTAACTTCCTCTGCTCCGGCCTGCTATGCTTTGGCCATCAGTCCAGACAACAAGGTCTGTTTCTCCTGCTGTAGTGATGGAAACATTGTGGTCTGGGATCTGCACAACCAAACACTTGTCAG ACAGTTCCAGGGCCACACAGATGGAGCCAGTTGTATCGACATCTCCAACGATGGGACCAAATTGTGGACAGGGGGTCTGGACAACACTGTGCGCTGCTGGGACCTGAGAGAGGGCCGACAGCTCCAGCAGCACGACTTCACCTCACAG ATCTTTTCTCTGGGTTACTGTCCTACTGGAGAGTGGCTTGCAGTGGGAATGGAGAGCAGTAATGTGGAAGTGCTGCATGTCTCCAAGCCAGATAAATACCAGCTACATCTTCATGAGAGCTGCGTTCTCTCGCTCAAGTTTGCCTACTGTG GTAAATGGTTTGTGAGCACAGGCAAAGATAATCTACTGAATGCATGGCGAACTCCATATGGATCAAGCATATTCCAG TCCAAGGAATCATCCTCTGTTCTCAGCTGTGACATCTCCCCTGATGACCAGTTTATTGTCACTGGCTCAGGAGACAAGAAAGCTACTGTGTATGAAGTCATTTACTGA
- the tle2a gene encoding transducin-like enhancer protein 2a isoform X3, giving the protein MFPQNRNPAPLQPPPGASASAAAAAAASGSTQPLKLTYPETLDRIKEEFQFLQTQYHSLKLECEKLATEKTEIQRHYVMYYEMSYGLNIEMHKQTEIAKRLNVICAQLIPFLSQEHQQQVVQAMERAKQVTMGELNASIGQQLQAQHLSQHAAQGLPMGPHPSGLSHPGLALGSGSGLLALSGALGAQLASKDERAHLEAVAAAAAAEHHRDWTRGRLPALHMIPTDREPGPSSLSNGDKGRPSDYLSNGKKRKADEKEFMTDYGSDAEKSDDNLVVDEDPSSPRSVQSYSSRENGLDKLPPSRKEPLPQASPTSLASSSSAASPSRSKEPPPREKSSTPGMKPGTPMSQESSTPGPSVPPQFRPVPGKPSVDPLALGLRNPLVVQGAYPPGAFGLPPPGVNGELAGAAGYGAGLHLVSPQMNGSVAAAAAAAAAAAGYGRSPVVGYESPHPHMRVPGLPASLQSAASGKPAYSFHVSADGQMQPVPFPPDALLGPGIPRHARQIHTLSHGEVVCAVTISTSTRHVYTGGKGCVKVWDISQPGSKSPMAQLDCLNRDNYIRSCKLLPDGRTLIVGGEASTLSIWDLATPTPRIKAELTSSAPACYALAISPDNKVCFSCCSDGNIVVWDLHNQTLVRQFQGHTDGASCIDISNDGTKLWTGGLDNTVRCWDLREGRQLQQHDFTSQIFSLGYCPTGEWLAVGMESSNVEVLHVSKPDKYQLHLHESCVLSLKFAYCGKWFVSTGKDNLLNAWRTPYGSSIFQSKESSSVLSCDISPDDQFIVTGSGDKKATVYEVIY; this is encoded by the exons GCACCTCTGCAGCCACCACCTGGGGCCTCGGCTTCAGCTGCAGCAGCTGCAGCAGCATCAGGGTCAACCCAACCTCTTAAACTCACCTACCCTGAGACCCTGGACCGCATAAAGGAGGAGTTCCAGTTCCTACAGACGCAGTATCACAG TCTGAAGTTGGAGTGTGAAAAGCTGGCCACGGAGAAGACGGAAATACAGAGACATTATGTCAtg taCTATGAAATGTCATACGGCCTAAACATAGAGATGCATAAACAG ACTGAGATCGCCAAACGGCTGAACGTGATCTGTGCCCAGCTTATTCCATTCCTGTCACAGGAG CATCAGCAGCAGGTGGTCCAGGCCATGGAACGTGCCAAACAGGTGACTATGGGGGAGTTGAATGCGTCGATAGGG CAACAGCTGCAGGCCCAGCATCTTTCCCAGCATGCCGCCCAGGGGCTGCCCATGGGCCCTCACCCCTCCGGACTGTCTCACCCTGGCCTGGCTCTAGGGAGTGGCTCTGGGCTGCTGGCCCTTTCTGGGGCCCTTGGGGCCCAGCTGGCCTCTAAAGATGAGCGAGCCCATTTGGAGGCTGTGGCGGCGGCTGCCGCTGCTGAACACCACAGA gactGGACGCGGGGACGTTTACCTGCCCTTCACATGATCCCCACAGACCGTGAACCTGGACCA AGTTCCCTCTCAAatggagacaaaggcaggccttcAGACTACCTCAGCAATGGCAAAAAGAGAAAAGCAGATGAGAAGGAGTTTATGACAGACTAC GGCAGTGACGCAGAGAAGAGCGATGATAATTTGGTTGTCGACGAG gACCCTTCCTCTCCACGTAGTGTACAGTCGTACTCCTCTAGAGAGAATGGATTGGATAAACTCCCACCCTCCCGTAAGGAGCCTCTGCCCCAGGCCAGTCCGACCTCGCTGGCTTCCTCCAGCAGCGCTGCTTCTCCCTCACGCAGCAAGGAGCCTCCTccg AGAGAGAAGTCCAGCACTCCAGGCATGAAGCCTGGCACGCCCATGTCCCAGGAGTCATCTACACCAGGTCCCAGTGTCCCTCCGCAGTTTCGCCCTGTCCCTGGCAAACCCAGTGTTGACCCTCTTG CATTAGGCTTAAGGAACCCATTGGTAGTGCAGGGCGCGTACCCCCCTGGAGCATTCGGTCTGCCTCCGCCCGGGGTTAATGGGGAGTTGGCTGGAGCCGCGGGATACGGTGCTGGTCTCCACCTTGTCTCACCACAGATGAATGGCTCcgtcgctgctgctgctgccgcTGCAGCCGCCGCAGCTGGATATGGACGCTCACCTGTG GTGGGCTACGAGTCTCCTCATCCCCATATGAGAGTCCCAGGTTTACCTGCGAGTCTGCAGTCAGCTGCATCTGGAAAACC TGCATATTCGTTCCATGTGAGTGCAGATGGTCAAATGCAGCCGGTGCCCTTCCCTCCTGATGCCCTCCTCGGCCCCGGCATCCCGCGGCACGCCCGTCAGATCCACACCCTCAGTCATGGAGAGGTGGTATGTGCGGTCACCATCAGCACCTCCACACGTCACGTCTACACCGGTGGGAAAGGCTGCGTTAAAGTGTGGGACATCAGCCAACCGGGGAGCAAAAGCCCAATGGCCCAACTCGACTGTTTG AATAGAGACAACTACATCCGCTCATGTAAGCTCCTCCCAGATGGGCGGACCTTGATAGTTGGAGGTGAAGCCAGCACACTGTCAATCTGGGACTTGGCCACACCCACACCACGCATCAAGGCTGAATTAACTTCCTCTGCTCCGGCCTGCTATGCTTTGGCCATCAGTCCAGACAACAAGGTCTGTTTCTCCTGCTGTAGTGATGGAAACATTGTGGTCTGGGATCTGCACAACCAAACACTTGTCAG ACAGTTCCAGGGCCACACAGATGGAGCCAGTTGTATCGACATCTCCAACGATGGGACCAAATTGTGGACAGGGGGTCTGGACAACACTGTGCGCTGCTGGGACCTGAGAGAGGGCCGACAGCTCCAGCAGCACGACTTCACCTCACAG ATCTTTTCTCTGGGTTACTGTCCTACTGGAGAGTGGCTTGCAGTGGGAATGGAGAGCAGTAATGTGGAAGTGCTGCATGTCTCCAAGCCAGATAAATACCAGCTACATCTTCATGAGAGCTGCGTTCTCTCGCTCAAGTTTGCCTACTGTG GTAAATGGTTTGTGAGCACAGGCAAAGATAATCTACTGAATGCATGGCGAACTCCATATGGATCAAGCATATTCCAG TCCAAGGAATCATCCTCTGTTCTCAGCTGTGACATCTCCCCTGATGACCAGTTTATTGTCACTGGCTCAGGAGACAAGAAAGCTACTGTGTATGAAGTCATTTACTGA